In the Bacteroidales bacterium genome, one interval contains:
- a CDS encoding Rrf2 family transcriptional regulator, producing the protein MLSQKTRYAMLALTYLAKEVGKGAIMISEIAKAENIPQRYLEAILLDLKKLGMLGSKLGKNGGYYMIRKPEDIDLSQVVRHFEGPIALVPCVSEKAYQPCEFCKDETTCNLKRVFKDIRDYTYEKLAQTSISDLIRMDSLKDGK; encoded by the coding sequence ATGCTTTCACAAAAAACAAGATATGCAATGCTGGCTTTAACCTATCTGGCTAAGGAAGTTGGTAAGGGTGCAATAATGATAAGTGAGATAGCAAAAGCAGAGAACATTCCACAAAGATATCTTGAAGCAATTCTTCTTGATCTTAAGAAATTAGGCATGCTTGGCAGTAAATTAGGAAAGAATGGAGGCTATTATATGATCCGAAAACCTGAGGATATTGATTTATCGCAGGTGGTAAGGCATTTTGAAGGTCCTATAGCATTAGTCCCCTGTGTTTCGGAAAAAGCCTATCAACCATGTGAGTTTTGTAAGGATGAAACTACTTGTAATCTTAAACGTGTTTTTAAGGATATCAGGGATTATACCTATGAAAAATTAGCACAGACTTCCATTTCTGACCTGATCAGGATGGATTCTTTAAAAGACGGTAAGTAA
- a CDS encoding YifB family Mg chelatase-like AAA ATPase, translated as MLVKSYGCAIQGIGATTITIEVNVDQGIQFAMVGLPDNAVKESHQRIEAAIINIGYKIPHKKITINMAPADIRKEGSAYDLPIALGMLAASEQLKTDFLDKYIIMGELSLDGSIQPIRGALPIAIEARDKGFTGFILPKENAREAAFVNDIKVYGVDNLRDVIGFLEGNLTLEPVIIDTKDAFDAHLNDYEFDFSEVKGQENIKRALEIAAAGGHNVILIGPPGSGKTMLAKRIPSILPPLNLHEALETTKIHSVAGKMDNEVSLVSVRPFRNPHHTISDVALVGGGGSPQPGEISLANNGVLFLDELPEFKRTVLEVLRQPLEDRIVTISRARFSVTYPASFMLIAAMNPCPCGYYNHPEKECVCGPGIVQKYLNKISGPLLDRIDIHVEVVPVPFRELSSLRSSEKSESIRQRVVEARQIQEERFSDSKGIYCNAQINSKLFRTYCQIGEDGQILLKNAMEKLNLSARAYDRILKVARTIADLDASPGIRTDHLAEAIHYRSLDRENWGG; from the coding sequence ATGCTAGTAAAATCATACGGCTGTGCCATCCAGGGAATTGGTGCCACAACCATAACCATCGAGGTCAATGTTGATCAGGGAATCCAGTTTGCAATGGTCGGCTTGCCCGATAATGCGGTCAAGGAAAGCCATCAAAGAATTGAGGCTGCAATTATCAACATCGGGTATAAAATCCCACACAAAAAAATTACTATAAATATGGCACCGGCTGACATCAGGAAAGAAGGATCGGCTTATGATCTGCCTATTGCTCTGGGAATGTTGGCGGCCTCAGAGCAACTCAAAACAGATTTTTTAGACAAGTATATCATTATGGGCGAGTTATCACTAGATGGAAGCATCCAACCTATCCGTGGAGCCTTACCAATTGCTATTGAGGCCAGGGACAAGGGATTCACAGGATTTATACTCCCGAAAGAAAATGCCAGGGAAGCAGCCTTTGTAAATGATATCAAAGTTTATGGAGTCGATAACCTAAGGGATGTAATTGGATTTCTGGAAGGCAATCTAACACTCGAACCGGTCATTATAGATACAAAAGATGCATTTGATGCGCATTTAAATGACTATGAATTCGATTTTTCGGAAGTAAAAGGACAGGAAAACATTAAACGGGCCCTGGAAATTGCAGCTGCCGGAGGGCATAACGTAATCCTGATAGGGCCCCCGGGTTCAGGAAAAACAATGCTGGCCAAAAGAATCCCGTCTATTCTTCCGCCACTTAACCTGCATGAAGCCCTGGAAACAACAAAGATTCATTCAGTAGCAGGTAAAATGGATAATGAAGTGTCACTGGTCTCTGTCCGCCCCTTCCGGAACCCTCACCATACGATTAGTGATGTTGCTTTGGTTGGCGGAGGAGGGAGTCCTCAGCCAGGAGAAATTTCCCTGGCGAATAATGGAGTTCTGTTCCTTGATGAATTACCGGAATTTAAACGAACAGTGCTTGAGGTACTTCGACAACCCCTGGAAGACCGGATTGTTACTATTTCAAGGGCCCGGTTTAGTGTTACCTACCCTGCAAGTTTTATGCTTATCGCTGCAATGAATCCTTGTCCCTGCGGTTACTATAATCATCCTGAGAAAGAATGCGTTTGCGGCCCTGGCATTGTACAAAAGTACCTCAATAAAATCAGTGGCCCCCTCCTGGACAGGATTGATATCCATGTAGAAGTGGTTCCTGTACCTTTTAGGGAACTAAGCAGCTTGCGATCATCAGAAAAAAGTGAAAGTATCCGGCAAAGAGTGGTGGAAGCCAGGCAGATTCAGGAAGAAAGGTTCTCTGATTCTAAAGGGATATACTGTAATGCACAGATTAACAGCAAACTGTTTCGGACTTATTGCCAAATAGGAGAGGATGGTCAAATATTGTTGAAAAATGCAATGGAAAAGCTAAATCTTTCTGCCAGAGCTTATGATCGTATTTTGAAAGTTGCAAGAACCATTGCTGACCTGGACGCAAGTCCCGGTATCCGCACCGATCACCTGGCAGAAGCCATCCATTACAGAAGCCTCGACAGGGAAAACTGGGGAGGATAA
- a CDS encoding alpha-amylase, with the protein MKLLTVSTGIFLLIVIQMTAQPPVSKKIMPPTWAKEAIWYQIFVERFCNGDKSNDPTPETIITHSDFFKIPADWDITPWNQNWYNQEDWAKKTGGTLDQTLQLRRYGGDLQGVIDKLGYLEELGINAIYLNPINDAPSLHKYDARNYHHIDVSFGPDPKGDMEIIASENPADPSTWQWTSADQLFLKLVKEAHKRNIRVIVDYSWNHTGVEFWAMKDLIKNQQNSAFKDWFNVETFDDPSTPGSEFKYHGWLNIQSLPEIKKVNVTTERIIGRPYEGDINPEAKQHIFEVSKRWLAPNGNVKDGIDGYRLDVADHIGMIFWRDYHSYVKSINPEAYLVGEIWWETYPNRLMNPVPYTSGDVFDAIMFYQVYRPAKYFFSNSDFSINAQQFKDSLKYQWNRLDPEFVMAMMGVSATHDSPRLLTCFNNPGKYKYKAKHQEDPAYKTGKPDEETYQRVKLYLMHQFTSLSAPHIWNGDEMGMWGSDDPDCRKPLWWSSFAFENESRTDADGKLLYNDQVGFNKPLFEYYKSLIAIRKANPELNNGKIRFLETQGKAIAYKRYNSKDEIVVLLNAGSNAYTFHLAKGQYRNLLNGEIISNTAIVADALSGFILKKINK; encoded by the coding sequence ATGAAATTATTAACTGTTAGTACAGGCATTTTCCTTCTCATTGTAATTCAGATGACAGCTCAACCCCCTGTTTCAAAAAAAATAATGCCCCCTACCTGGGCTAAAGAAGCCATCTGGTATCAAATTTTCGTGGAAAGATTCTGCAATGGTGATAAGAGTAATGACCCAACCCCTGAGACCATTATTACTCATTCTGATTTTTTTAAGATCCCTGCTGACTGGGACATTACACCCTGGAATCAAAATTGGTACAATCAGGAGGACTGGGCAAAGAAAACCGGTGGGACACTCGATCAAACGCTGCAACTCAGGCGATATGGTGGTGACCTGCAAGGTGTTATTGATAAATTAGGCTACCTGGAGGAACTCGGGATAAATGCTATTTACCTTAATCCCATTAATGATGCACCATCTTTACATAAATATGATGCCCGGAATTACCATCATATTGATGTAAGCTTTGGCCCTGATCCTAAAGGGGATATGGAAATAATAGCCAGTGAAAACCCAGCTGATCCTTCTACATGGCAGTGGACTTCTGCTGACCAGTTATTCCTGAAACTTGTAAAAGAGGCTCATAAAAGAAATATCAGGGTGATTGTTGATTATTCCTGGAACCACACCGGAGTGGAGTTCTGGGCTATGAAAGACCTTATCAAAAATCAGCAGAATTCAGCATTCAAGGACTGGTTTAATGTTGAGACGTTTGATGACCCTTCAACTCCAGGGAGTGAATTTAAATACCATGGTTGGTTGAATATTCAGAGCCTGCCTGAAATAAAAAAAGTAAATGTTACTACTGAACGTATTATCGGTCGTCCTTATGAGGGAGACATCAATCCTGAGGCTAAACAACATATTTTCGAAGTCAGCAAACGATGGCTTGCCCCAAATGGCAATGTGAAAGATGGCATCGATGGTTACCGACTTGATGTGGCTGATCATATTGGAATGATTTTCTGGAGAGACTATCATTCATATGTAAAATCCATTAATCCTGAAGCTTATCTGGTAGGAGAAATCTGGTGGGAAACCTATCCAAACCGATTGATGAACCCTGTTCCTTATACGAGTGGGGATGTGTTCGATGCCATCATGTTTTACCAGGTCTACCGCCCAGCCAAGTACTTTTTTTCAAACTCTGATTTTAGTATTAATGCCCAACAATTTAAGGATAGCCTAAAATACCAGTGGAACAGGCTGGATCCTGAGTTCGTGATGGCTATGATGGGTGTTTCAGCGACACATGATTCTCCCAGACTCTTAACATGCTTTAATAATCCGGGCAAATACAAGTACAAAGCAAAGCACCAGGAGGATCCTGCTTATAAAACCGGAAAACCGGATGAAGAAACCTATCAAAGGGTGAAACTTTACCTCATGCATCAGTTTACATCATTAAGTGCACCACATATCTGGAATGGGGATGAGATGGGTATGTGGGGAAGTGATGACCCGGATTGCAGAAAGCCACTCTGGTGGTCGTCATTTGCCTTCGAAAATGAAAGCCGAACAGATGCAGACGGGAAATTGTTGTATAATGACCAGGTAGGATTCAATAAACCCCTCTTTGAGTATTATAAATCGTTGATTGCCATACGGAAAGCAAATCCGGAGTTGAACAACGGAAAGATCAGATTCCTTGAAACCCAGGGGAAAGCAATTGCTTATAAACGCTATAACAGCAAGGATGAGATTGTTGTACTTCTGAATGCCGGAAGTAATGCTTACACTTTTCATTTAGCCAAAGGACAATATAGAAACTTACTCAATGGTGAGATAATCAGCAATACAGCAATAGTTGCAGATGCACTTTCCGGATTTATTCTTAAAAAAATTAATAAATAA
- a CDS encoding Crp/Fnr family transcriptional regulator produces the protein MTDSYHSRYDCTQCTFRNLSCKYITPEDFELVRRTSQQLLFRKGEIILKQGAKASSLVYLHKGIVKFNFENEVGKNVILTIVAGPILLGGANLFFKEINLFSLVALDDCEACLIDSKAMKKLLMNNGKYSIMMFEESTEMFKSAIFNFISLAHKQVNGRVADILLYLSSQVYKSTSFTLSFTKKEISEFAACSHENVITTLSKMNKEGIISFEGKKLEILNLPKLMEISKHG, from the coding sequence ATGACTGACAGCTATCACAGCCGGTATGATTGTACACAATGTACATTTCGGAATTTAAGTTGCAAATATATAACACCAGAGGACTTTGAACTGGTCAGACGAACATCCCAGCAATTGTTATTCAGGAAAGGTGAAATTATTCTTAAACAAGGGGCAAAAGCATCAAGTCTGGTCTATTTGCATAAGGGCATTGTCAAGTTCAACTTTGAAAATGAGGTCGGTAAAAATGTAATCCTCACTATTGTAGCCGGTCCAATTCTGTTAGGAGGGGCCAATCTTTTTTTTAAGGAGATCAATTTATTCTCCTTGGTTGCCCTGGATGATTGTGAAGCATGCCTCATTGATAGTAAGGCAATGAAGAAACTTCTGATGAATAATGGTAAATACTCTATTATGATGTTCGAAGAATCAACGGAAATGTTCAAATCAGCAATATTTAATTTTATAAGCCTTGCACATAAACAAGTAAATGGAAGGGTAGCAGATATATTGTTATACTTATCCAGCCAGGTTTATAAGAGTACAAGTTTTACCCTATCCTTCACCAAGAAAGAAATATCTGAATTTGCAGCCTGTTCGCATGAAAATGTCATTACGACCCTATCAAAAATGAATAAAGAAGGCATTATTTCTTTTGAAGGCAAGAAGCTTGAAATATTGAATCTCCCTAAGTTGATGGAAATCAGTAAACATGGCTGA
- a CDS encoding T9SS type A sorting domain-containing protein, translating to MYRNENNAFTEIPVLLPAVSNCWTNIGDYDNDGDQDVFIMGDVGGWPVSAICKNEDGFFFEMDSTGIMPLSGGSASWCDYDKDQDLDILVTGFDLYLEPKTYIFRNDGDMVFTNIWPGLAGAALGTAAWADYDNDGDADILLTGQNAACGSLSSLVYRNDGNDNFTDINAPLDGAERGSADWGDYDNDGDLDIIISGFNGSGLASTKLYRNTNGSNSFTMSGAPAAPADLHNVATDHSVQLSWNKSLDNNTPENGITYNLRVGTYSGGQNVLSASVDATGFLLLPQSGNMGNDTTWLLHLPDGNYFWSVQALDHSFGYSSFAEEQQFTLMNVGIPATIKNDGFNVSPNPFSSILEISTSRFSKINICNSVGTKIFEDEYTGVNKINTSIWTPGIYYLTVSDGKQKFSAIILKK from the coding sequence TTGTATCGCAATGAAAACAATGCTTTCACAGAAATCCCCGTTCTATTGCCTGCAGTTTCCAACTGTTGGACTAACATTGGGGACTATGATAATGATGGCGATCAGGATGTTTTTATTATGGGTGATGTAGGAGGTTGGCCCGTTTCAGCAATCTGTAAGAATGAAGATGGTTTCTTTTTTGAAATGGATAGCACCGGTATCATGCCTCTTTCAGGTGGATCTGCTTCATGGTGTGACTATGATAAAGACCAGGACCTGGATATATTAGTCACTGGCTTCGATCTGTACCTGGAACCAAAAACCTATATCTTCAGAAATGATGGGGATATGGTTTTTACCAATATCTGGCCTGGTTTGGCAGGTGCTGCATTAGGTACTGCTGCCTGGGCTGATTATGATAATGATGGAGATGCAGATATTCTGCTTACAGGACAGAATGCCGCCTGTGGAAGCTTATCAAGCCTGGTATACAGAAATGACGGCAATGATAATTTCACTGATATCAATGCCCCACTTGATGGTGCCGAAAGAGGCTCAGCTGATTGGGGAGATTATGATAATGATGGTGATCTGGATATTATAATCAGTGGCTTTAATGGTTCAGGACTGGCATCAACAAAGCTCTACAGAAATACCAATGGCAGTAATAGTTTTACAATGAGCGGGGCGCCAGCTGCTCCTGCTGATTTACATAATGTAGCTACTGATCACTCTGTACAGCTTTCATGGAATAAATCTTTGGATAATAATACACCCGAAAATGGGATCACCTATAATTTAAGAGTAGGAACTTATTCGGGAGGACAAAACGTATTGTCTGCTTCAGTTGACGCTACAGGATTCTTACTATTGCCTCAGTCAGGTAATATGGGGAATGATACCACATGGTTATTGCACCTGCCTGATGGTAATTACTTCTGGAGTGTTCAGGCTTTGGATCACAGCTTTGGATATTCCAGCTTTGCCGAAGAACAACAGTTTACGCTTATGAACGTAGGTATTCCCGCGACTATAAAAAATGATGGATTTAACGTGTCTCCCAACCCTTTTAGCAGTATTTTGGAAATTTCGACATCCCGATTTAGCAAGATAAATATCTGCAATTCTGTAGGAACAAAAATATTTGAAGATGAATATACTGGTGTAAACAAAATTAATACTTCAATATGGACACCTGGAATCTACTATCTTACAGTTTCTGATGGGAAACAGAAATTCTCTGCAATTATCCTGAAAAAGTAA
- a CDS encoding TlpA family protein disulfide reductase, which translates to MRGRNPGVICFLLVLALLSCNRKDPESVSIIGNFSDLRRTELQLMEVFPDSLRYIMSFRTGKDGGFSINFKPDSMGIFIIRKGNTPLITLITGQGEQIELSESDTLNRMLYNIEGSVNSRVFQEYLWLEARNEFLLDSLGVILKDYQSSPDFLFIKKELDSIFYSIAENHIAQTREFVKQNASSLASILVLNRNSGRLPSLSPFHEFSVFEHIDSSLKVNYAANPHYLAYHSKLEEIRKQKGTNENESGTAISTKLFSTITLPGPSGSEKLLSPADAKITLVYLWVSWSTTCRQMNLELNSIYEEYHPKGFEIYAISLDQEKSAWLEALRRDRMKWIQVNDPKGLNSGYASALGVKALPTTILIDKNANFLNSGLSPRELRLYLNKHLVEKE; encoded by the coding sequence ATGCGGGGAAGAAATCCTGGAGTTATTTGTTTTTTGCTGGTTCTGGCTTTGTTATCCTGCAACAGGAAGGATCCGGAGAGTGTAAGCATCATTGGCAATTTCAGCGATTTGAGAAGAACGGAGCTTCAACTTATGGAAGTCTTCCCCGACAGTCTGAGATATATTATGAGTTTCAGAACGGGTAAAGATGGGGGTTTCAGTATCAACTTCAAACCTGATAGTATGGGTATTTTCATTATCAGGAAAGGGAATACTCCCTTGATTACCCTGATCACCGGGCAAGGAGAACAGATTGAACTTTCGGAATCGGACACTTTGAACCGTATGCTCTATAACATCGAAGGTTCAGTAAATTCCCGGGTTTTCCAGGAATATTTGTGGCTCGAAGCGCGAAATGAGTTTCTATTGGATTCTTTAGGAGTCATATTAAAAGATTATCAATCCTCCCCAGATTTTCTTTTTATCAAGAAGGAACTGGACTCTATTTTTTATTCAATAGCAGAAAATCATATCGCGCAAACAAGGGAATTTGTTAAACAGAATGCCTCATCCCTGGCATCCATCCTGGTCTTAAACAGGAATTCAGGCCGGCTTCCTTCTCTCTCGCCCTTTCATGAATTTTCAGTATTTGAACATATCGACAGCAGTCTTAAGGTGAATTATGCCGCCAATCCTCATTACCTGGCTTATCATTCCAAACTCGAAGAAATCCGGAAACAAAAAGGAACCAATGAAAATGAGTCTGGCACTGCAATCTCAACAAAACTATTTTCCACAATCACTTTACCTGGCCCTTCAGGATCCGAAAAATTGCTTTCACCGGCAGATGCTAAAATCACGCTTGTTTATCTCTGGGTTTCATGGAGCACAACATGCAGGCAAATGAACCTGGAACTCAATTCAATTTATGAGGAATATCACCCAAAAGGATTTGAGATATATGCTATTTCTCTTGACCAGGAAAAGTCGGCATGGTTGGAAGCTCTCCGCAGGGACAGGATGAAATGGATACAGGTAAATGATCCCAAAGGTTTAAACTCAGGATATGCATCAGCATTAGGGGTTAAAGCACTTCCTACCACAATCCTGATTGATAAAAATGCAAACTTCCTGAACTCTGGACTTTCACCCCGTGAATTGCGACTTTACCTCAACAAGCATCTGGTTGAAAAGGAATGA
- a CDS encoding dipeptidase — protein MTHIKDYIETNKERFLQELFGLIRIPSVSSVSDHKEDMTRAAKYLAEQLISAGADKADVFSTSGHPVVFGSKIIDPSKPTILVYGHYDVMPVDPIELWHSPPFEPEIRDGKIYARGAVDDKGQLFMQVKAFEYLLKEGLLPCNVKFMIEGEEEMGSPSLGSWCRENKEMLAADLILVSDTSMIGIDIPSVTVGLRGLAYMEVEVTGPDKDLHSGLYGGAVANPANILAKMIASMHDENNHITIPGFYNDVLELSAQEREDMARAPFSLDEYKKKLDINEVWGEKGFTVNERTSIRPTLDVNGIWSGYTGEGSKTVLPGQAFAKISMRLVPNQNPDEISALFAKHFESIAPPTVKVKVKAHHGGFPYVSPVDSRAYLSAAKAYENVYGKKPIPVRSGGSIPIISTFEQVLGVKSILMGFGLDTDAAHSPNENYHLECFYKGIETISWFYRYFAGDFSAEIK, from the coding sequence ATGACTCACATAAAAGATTATATCGAAACAAATAAGGAGAGATTTCTCCAGGAGTTATTTGGATTAATCAGGATCCCATCTGTAAGTTCTGTAAGTGACCATAAAGAAGACATGACTAGGGCAGCGAAGTACCTTGCAGAACAACTTATATCAGCAGGAGCCGACAAAGCAGATGTATTTTCGACCAGCGGACATCCTGTTGTTTTCGGAAGTAAGATCATTGATCCTTCAAAGCCAACCATCCTGGTTTATGGCCATTATGATGTGATGCCTGTAGATCCCATAGAATTATGGCATTCACCTCCCTTTGAGCCTGAAATCCGTGATGGAAAAATCTATGCCAGGGGGGCTGTTGATGACAAAGGTCAACTGTTCATGCAAGTGAAAGCTTTTGAATACCTTTTAAAAGAAGGCCTTCTTCCGTGTAATGTAAAATTCATGATAGAAGGGGAAGAGGAGATGGGATCCCCGTCATTAGGCAGTTGGTGCAGGGAAAACAAGGAAATGCTGGCTGCTGACCTAATCCTGGTAAGTGATACCAGCATGATTGGGATAGATATTCCCAGTGTTACTGTTGGACTCAGAGGATTGGCATATATGGAAGTGGAAGTAACCGGACCTGATAAGGACCTGCATTCAGGCTTATATGGTGGTGCTGTTGCTAATCCGGCTAATATTCTGGCTAAAATGATAGCTTCAATGCATGATGAGAATAATCATATCACGATACCCGGATTTTATAATGATGTTCTGGAATTGAGTGCCCAGGAAAGGGAAGATATGGCCCGGGCGCCATTCAGCCTTGATGAATACAAGAAAAAACTGGACATCAATGAAGTATGGGGAGAGAAAGGGTTTACAGTAAATGAAAGGACCAGCATTCGTCCCACCCTTGATGTGAATGGGATTTGGAGTGGTTATACAGGTGAAGGTTCAAAAACCGTTTTACCAGGTCAGGCTTTTGCCAAGATCAGTATGAGGCTAGTCCCAAACCAAAACCCTGACGAAATTTCAGCATTGTTTGCAAAACATTTTGAGAGTATTGCCCCTCCTACTGTCAAGGTGAAAGTAAAAGCACATCATGGCGGATTTCCTTATGTATCTCCTGTTGATTCAAGGGCTTACCTGTCTGCTGCAAAAGCCTATGAAAATGTTTATGGTAAAAAGCCCATTCCTGTCAGAAGTGGTGGTAGTATTCCGATCATTAGCACCTTCGAACAAGTGCTTGGAGTTAAAAGTATCCTCATGGGATTTGGCCTGGATACAGATGCTGCTCATTCACCCAATGAAAACTATCATCTTGAGTGTTTTTACAAAGGGATAGAAACTATCTCATGGTTTTACAGGTATTTTGCCGGTGACTTTTCAGCTGAGATAAAATAA
- a CDS encoding DUF1289 domain-containing protein codes for MLNNTEGHSKEVKSPCRNVCTLDEKGKCIGCFRKLDEIANWSVYTADEKRKILKLLELRMQLPEYFD; via the coding sequence ATGCTTAATAATACTGAAGGTCATAGTAAGGAGGTTAAATCTCCCTGTCGGAATGTCTGTACTCTTGATGAGAAGGGGAAGTGCATCGGCTGTTTTCGAAAATTGGATGAAATTGCCAATTGGAGTGTTTATACCGCTGACGAGAAGCGTAAAATTCTCAAACTTCTGGAGTTAAGAATGCAGTTACCTGAATATTTTGATTGA
- a CDS encoding UDP-2,3-diacylglucosamine diphosphatase: MIYFASDFHLGIPDHQGSLKREKLLVQWLEGIRKDATAIYLMGDLFDFWFEYKTVIPKGYARLLGKLAEIVDSGIEIHLFRGNHDIWAFDYLEKELGVILHREGEIHQLEGKTFFLSHGDGIGPGDNGYKFLKKVFENRVNQFLYRWIHPDIGTRLGSYFSRRSRLTKILKEGLEMKKSSDVARQPIIIFSKERAASDPSIDYFVFGHVHIPQIIPVSEKASCVILGDWVIHFTYAQFDGNMVEIKNTWDPPKKVPLPSKNQGLLRIYTEPLR, translated from the coding sequence ATGATTTATTTTGCAAGTGACTTTCACTTAGGCATCCCCGACCATCAAGGCAGTCTCAAAAGGGAAAAGCTACTGGTCCAATGGCTTGAAGGAATTAGAAAAGATGCAACTGCTATCTATTTGATGGGGGACCTTTTCGATTTTTGGTTTGAGTATAAAACAGTCATTCCAAAAGGATATGCCAGGCTGCTGGGAAAACTTGCTGAAATTGTAGATTCAGGTATCGAGATTCATCTCTTTCGGGGAAATCATGATATATGGGCCTTTGATTACCTTGAGAAAGAATTGGGAGTAATCCTGCACAGAGAAGGTGAAATCCATCAGTTGGAAGGGAAAACATTTTTTCTGTCCCATGGTGATGGAATTGGCCCTGGAGATAATGGATATAAATTCCTTAAGAAGGTTTTTGAGAATCGGGTTAACCAATTTCTTTATCGATGGATTCATCCAGATATAGGTACAAGACTGGGGTCCTATTTCTCAAGGAGAAGCCGGCTTACCAAAATCCTGAAGGAAGGCTTGGAAATGAAGAAAAGCAGTGATGTGGCCAGGCAACCTATAATTATTTTCAGTAAGGAGAGAGCTGCAAGCGATCCATCCATTGACTACTTTGTATTCGGTCATGTACATATCCCGCAAATCATACCTGTTTCCGAAAAAGCGAGTTGTGTTATTCTGGGCGATTGGGTGATTCACTTTACCTATGCACAATTTGACGGGAATATGGTAGAGATTAAAAATACATGGGACCCTCCTAAGAAAGTCCCATTACCCTCAAAGAATCAAGGCTTACTCAGAATTTATACTGAACCCTTAAGGTAA
- a CDS encoding VCBS repeat-containing protein has product MNLKKMNKMIVNLYNKTPMLRQITFIILVIFQFPMSANSQQFEVINAGIVGVGRSSVSWADYDKDGDLDILVTGNTGSGPYVAAIYRNDLGSFININAGLTGIDNSSVAWGDYDNDGDPDILATGRSTGSTNTWLYRNDNGVFISINSVFPEIGSYGSVSWGDIDGDADLDALISR; this is encoded by the coding sequence ATGAATCTGAAGAAAATGAATAAAATGATTGTTAATCTTTATAATAAAACCCCGATGCTCAGACAAATAACTTTTATTATCCTCGTGATATTTCAGTTTCCAATGTCAGCCAACTCACAGCAATTTGAAGTCATTAATGCCGGAATTGTTGGTGTTGGCAGGAGTTCAGTCTCATGGGCTGATTACGACAAGGATGGAGACCTCGATATTCTGGTAACCGGAAATACGGGAAGCGGACCTTATGTAGCAGCTATCTATCGTAACGACTTGGGGAGTTTTATCAATATTAATGCAGGACTAACAGGTATAGATAATTCCTCCGTTGCCTGGGGTGATTACGACAACGATGGTGATCCTGATATTCTGGCTACCGGCAGAAGTACAGGAAGTACAAATACCTGGTTGTATAGAAATGATAACGGGGTCTTTATTTCCATAAATTCAGTTTTCCCGGAAATAGGGTCGTATGGCTCTGTTTCCTGGGGTGATATTGATGGGGATGCTGACCTCGATGCTCTGATATCCAGGTAA